TCCCATCCACTACCCAGGTTCATCCCAACCTTGTACGCCAACGCCCCACGACGCTTAGCGGACCGAAGATGAGTCGCGATCAACCGTCTAGCCACGCCATACAACCAAGCCTTAATGGCCTCGCTGGGAATGTTGCCAGCCTTATGGAAAGCCACAATGAAGACTTCACTAGTAATGTCCTCAGCCTCTTCCTTAGGCAACTGTGCGTGACAGTACCGGTAGACGGCAGGCGCATACTGGCTGAACAGATCACCGACCGCTTCACTGACAGACGGTTTAGCCATGTCACACTCCCTCACGGACCAGACAACGAGTTCTTCACTAACTTAATGGCCGGCACCAGCCCTATTTCCACACAACCCACCAAGGCGACACTCCGACATCGGCCACCAAGCCGCAGCCGCAAACCACAAGAAACCAACAGGCACAACGCCGGCAATTCAGAGAAGTCCGAAATCAGGTCGCCAACCCGATTAGTTTTTCCACAGTCGCCAGGTTACGACCAGTACCGACTACACCCAAAGTGGAGTGGATCGCTGAGGTGGTGAGCTTTGACCCTGCCACGCCATTGTGGTACCGAATATGCAGCTCGCGCCCGATGACGGCGACGTCCTCCAGGCTTTTCGCCTGCAATGCTTTGGCGGACTTTGCGGTCGGCTCGGAAGCCAGAAAGTAAAGCTGGCACCATTTTGGTTCGGTCCGGTCGAACGGGTAGGCGTCCAAAGCGGACCGCAACTCACCAGGTGTTCTGGAAATAACCTCACGAAAAAACCCGAACCGGGCCTCAACCGCCGCCTCCAGCGCCCGGTCAAACACGACAGGATCTCCAGGCGGGACGCAGATTAGGTTGCCCGAGGCAATATAGGTGGACACTTCCGTGGCACCAAGCCCCTGGGCCAAGTCGCGCAGTGCCGCCATAGGTAACGCAGCCCCACCAACATTGACGGCCCGCAATAGCAACACACGCTTCACGGCTTGCCCTATCGGTTCAGCCTGCCAAAACCATTAGCGCGAAAGGCCTAGGCCACGCAGTCGACTGTCCGCATCGCCTGAATGGTCTGATCGATCAGGTCGTCCAAAGCCCAGCCGAGTCGCTCTGCGCCGTCGACAATGACCTCGCGTGAAATCGCCGCGGCGAAACTTGGCTGCTTGAACTTTTTCCGCACCGAGCGCACCTCCAGATCGGCGACGCTCTTTGACGGCCGCATCACCGCGACTGCGCCAATAAACCCGGTCAACTCATCACAGGCGTACAGGATCTTCTCCATCAACAGTTCCGGTTCGTACGGTGATCCGGTCATACCCCAGCCATGACTCATGGCTGAGCGGATGACGTCCTCATCGACATCGTTCTCGCGCAACAACTCGATGCCCTTGACGCAATGCTCTTCGGGGAAAAGCTCATAGTCAATGTCGTGCAAGGCGCCAACCGCGTACCAGTAGTCCTCGCGCCCCGGGTCGTGTTGGCCAGCGAACCAGGCCATCACACCACCAACCACGCGTGCGTGCTGAGTGTGGAACTCGTCGTCGTTGTATTTGCGTACCAGTTCATCGGCACGCTCGCGGCTGGGAATCATGTCGCCCTCCAGATCAACTCATCCTCATCATAAAGAGCCGGACCGGCGGCGTCACGCGGCTACCGTCCAAAGGTCACCACCTGGATACCGGTGTCGGCCCGCTCGGCCTCAACAGCCGCCCGCTCCGCGTCTAGGTCCAAGGTGCGCGCCAGGACCAGGTATGTGATCGCCGAGGTCACCAGCCCCACAAATAGGGCAATGTCGGCATCGCCCAGTCCGCTGGCAACTGGACCGACCCACCAGGTGGTCACCACAAACGGCACCATCGTCAACAGGCCAACTACATAAGCAACCATTCCCCGCCAACCCCAGTTGCCGTAGACGCCATTGGCGCGGAAGATCTCCGCCACCACGTAATTGCCGCGGCGCACAAAGTAGTAGTCAACCAGGTTGACCGAAGTCCATGGCACTAGCACGTAAAGCAGGATCACCAGGAAACTGCCGAAGTTGTCCAGGAACTCACCGCTGCTCACCGAAGCGCCAATAAACGCTGTGACTGCGATCAAACTGCAGGCAATCATCCGCACAGCTAGGGTTGGTTTGACTGGCCGGATCGAATCGGCGGTGGTGATCAATTCCATCCCCGCCGCGTAGATATTCACTGTGATCACGGCAACCAGTCCGGGCAGCGCCGAGAGCAGTAATACCGTCCCCGAACCTGGCAGCACGTCGTTAGCCAACTGTTCCACCGCACCGATGGGGTCACCACTGGTGAAGGCCGCCGCCACGAAAGCGCCCAAGATCATCAGCCAGGACATACCCACAAAAACGCCACCATAGGTGTAGGCCAGGGCCTTGCCTGGTTTGGTCTCCGGGGGCAGGTAACGCGAGTAGTCCGAGACGTACGGCGCCCAGCCCAGCGCGTAGGATGCGGCCGCCCCGAACTGCACCAGGAATGAGACCCAGGTGAAACCCGAAAACGAGATCTGCTCGGCTGAAAGCGGCACCATGAAAATCGCCGCGACACTGACCAAACCGAAGGTCAACAGGAACATCCAGGTGAGCCACTTCTGCGTCCGGTGGATCCAGTGGTAGCCGAAGATCGCCAACATAAGCGCCAGGCCGCTAATGATGGCGTACCACAACACGTTCATTTCTCCGCCGGTGGTTTTGACGAAGATCTCCGCACCGAGCATCTGGTTGAACATGTTGAAACCGACCAGACTGAACACCACGATCATGCAGATCAGCGCAACACCGCGATAGCCAAACTGGGCCCGGGATTGAATCATCTGAGGCAGGCCGAGTTGGGGTCCCTGGGCGGAGTGGAAGGCCGTGAAGACCGTGCCGACCGCGGCTCCGAGCAAGATAGCGAGCGTAGAGATCGTGAACGAGGCCCCAAGCGCGGCGCCAAGCATGCCGGTGGCGAGGGTCGTGATATTGGCGTTCGACATGAACCAGAGCGAGAAGAGGCTTTTCGGGTTGCCTCTCCGTTCTGTCAGGGGCACCCATTCGATCGAACGCCGCTCGACGAGTCCGGTGTCCACAGCCGCAGT
Above is a window of Micrococcales bacterium DNA encoding:
- a CDS encoding sigma-70 family RNA polymerase sigma factor; amino-acid sequence: MAKPSVSEAVGDLFSQYAPAVYRYCHAQLPKEEAEDITSEVFIVAFHKAGNIPSEAIKAWLYGVARRLIATHLRSAKRRGALAYKVGMNLGSGW
- a CDS encoding DUF1697 domain-containing protein, which encodes MKRVLLLRAVNVGGAALPMAALRDLAQGLGATEVSTYIASGNLICVPPGDPVVFDRALEAAVEARFGFFREVISRTPGELRSALDAYPFDRTEPKWCQLYFLASEPTAKSAKALQAKSLEDVAVIGRELHIRYHNGVAGSKLTTSAIHSTLGVVGTGRNLATVEKLIGLAT
- a CDS encoding hydrolase → MIPSRERADELVRKYNDDEFHTQHARVVGGVMAWFAGQHDPGREDYWYAVGALHDIDYELFPEEHCVKGIELLRENDVDEDVIRSAMSHGWGMTGSPYEPELLMEKILYACDELTGFIGAVAVMRPSKSVADLEVRSVRKKFKQPSFAAAISREVIVDGAERLGWALDDLIDQTIQAMRTVDCVA
- a CDS encoding cytosine permease, coding for MDTGLVERRSIEWVPLTERRGNPKSLFSLWFMSNANITTLATGMLGAALGASFTISTLAILLGAAVGTVFTAFHSAQGPQLGLPQMIQSRAQFGYRGVALICMIVVFSLVGFNMFNQMLGAEIFVKTTGGEMNVLWYAIISGLALMLAIFGYHWIHRTQKWLTWMFLLTFGLVSVAAIFMVPLSAEQISFSGFTWVSFLVQFGAAASYALGWAPYVSDYSRYLPPETKPGKALAYTYGGVFVGMSWLMILGAFVAAAFTSGDPIGAVEQLANDVLPGSGTVLLLSALPGLVAVITVNIYAAGMELITTADSIRPVKPTLAVRMIACSLIAVTAFIGASVSSGEFLDNFGSFLVILLYVLVPWTSVNLVDYYFVRRGNYVVAEIFRANGVYGNWGWRGMVAYVVGLLTMVPFVVTTWWVGPVASGLGDADIALFVGLVTSAITYLVLARTLDLDAERAAVEAERADTGIQVVTFGR